Proteins encoded by one window of Lycium barbarum isolate Lr01 chromosome 11, ASM1917538v2, whole genome shotgun sequence:
- the LOC132618430 gene encoding E3 ubiquitin-protein ligase RSL1-like, with the protein MEVTTGLNLSVHIDGHNDIFTCDICADEKSTSTDMFKILGCNHSYCKNCTANYIASKLQENISRISCPVMECNMQLEPHNCRLILPNDVFDKWGDKLCESMILVSEKFYCPFKDCSALLIDECPGENMVITQSECPECRRLFCAKCKVPWHSGFVCEEFEKLNKDEREIEGIQLMQLAKNQEWQRCPSCRMYVGRSEGCAQMRCRCGCDFCYKCGAHSSDHYCSSCGT; encoded by the exons ATGGAAGTCACAACAGGTCTCAATTTATCTGTTCATATAGATGGCCATAATGACATTTTCACGTGTGATATTTGTGCTGATGAAAAATCTACAAGTACTGACATGTTCAAAATTTTGGGCTGCAATCATTCTTATTGCAAAAATTGCACGGCTAACTATATAGCCTCAAAACTCCAAGAGAACATCTCTCGAATATCGTGCCCCGTTATGGAGTGTAACATGCAATTAGAACCGCATAATTGTCGTTTGATTTTGCCTAATGATGTGTTCGATAAGTGGGGAGACAAGTTGTGCGAGTCGATGATTTTGGTGTCCGAGAAATTTTATTGTCCGTTTAAGGATTGTTCCGCACTTTTAATTGATGAATGCCCGGGCGAAAATATGGTTATTACTCAATCGGAATGCCCGGAATGTAGAAGGTTGTTTTGTGCAAAGTGTAAAGTTCCTTGGCATTCAGGATTTGTGTGTGAAGAATTTGAGAAGTTGAACAAAGATGAAAGGGAAATAGAAGGTATACAACTTATGCAACTTGCTAAGAATCAAGAATGGCAAAGATGTCCAAGTTGTAGGATGTATGTTGGGAGATCAGAAGGCTGTGCACAAATGAGATGCAG ATGTGGATGTGACTTTTGTTACAAATGTGGGGCACACTCAAGTGATCACTACTGCAGTAGTTGTGGTACTTAA